aattcaaaataaacgaaaaaaaaaaaattttgcttccccccgattggttacttccccattgatcctgccccaataataataataatagatacaatatttataattatgataataataataataataataataataataataataataataataataataataataataataataataataataataataataataataatttttatataacccgtatttatTTAATTGCTCTTCATCCTCTTCACTCAATACAAAATCGACTAGAGTTCGAAACTAACTAATCAGCGAGTtactaattagttttaagatttaaagtttatacagagACGTTTAGTAATTGATTAAATTATTTAAAACACTAAGGAAAATAGCTGTAACAGTTTGCTGTAATACGAGGATGAACTAAAAATCAAATTTCAATTTCTAGATCGTTTTGGATAAAAAACATAACAAGAAATAGGTAATAAAACGTTCCTAAAACCTTTCTCCATCCTCAATTGAACTGGAAACATTAAACTAAATTCGAATTTTactgaagaacaattgttgactttttttaatttgaactttgactcaagaattcgaaATCAAAAGAAGAAATTGGGACTTGAAAACTTACAGAAAGTATAACTAGATTATTCCTAACAACAtggcatttacacattttgaaaatttattcgaAATTGAGACTTgacaaaaaaaatggaagaacagaGCAGACCGTGTTCTTCATCTGTTTCTGTTTAAATTCGATTAGATAAAAGGTGTTAAATTGAAAATTGATAATGGTAATGAAGGAGCGGAGAGAGTTAACTATATTTACTAAACAACGCGTTTGATTTATAGGTCAATTAGTCGGCACAAAGAATCGatcagtacgtaaaataaataaaataaataaaggttgAAAACGAATTCTAACAGAATTTGttgttattatgatttgatatcgaTTTATAACAagcttaaaaaacagaaaacaaaattaaAAACAGTCTGATAGCTATGTTCAACAGATTACGTACAATTCTTtttattatttatctatttatatatttttttaatttatatattaatattaatatttagtaattatattagtaataataataataattattattatatcaataataataataataattaataatgatactaataatcaaatgataatattattattgttaataataaaatgtataataataataataataataataataataataataataataataataataataataataataataataataatttatagagtcctgtttttataaatttataaaataaaaatataaaaattataagttttttTTGTGCCAGTGGTCCCTCACTTTTAGTTAAGATATTTTTGCGCCGGTGGCCCCTTGTTTTTTTTAGTAAAAagatgattttaccctcacatgcattgcacatgacaaggttaacggacatttttaacagaaatttgacggagggacgccaattgcaaaatcaaaataactcagggactctgattgccaaattaaaaaatgagggaccaaactagcgatttgaggtataatagagggaccaactgaggAAAAATGTCTTTTGAGGAAGACTGATTATTCTATTCTATTGGTTGACACACGTAGAGCTTTCATTACAAGCTACACTTGAATATCACTGCGAGATATGCTGCAAAAACCAACTATAATCTGTCTTTATCCAAAGGTTAATATCAACTTCATAGGGTCATGATCTGCGTTCTAACTTCTAATGGTAAGTATTACGCATCAAGAAACAAATATTTGTTTTTCATGTTTGGGTAATGATTGTCTCTACTTACTGCAACATATATGAGGTGTTAGAGACTTTAATTGTGAGATCTAAAACATTTTAGTATTCTCATTTCTTAAATTAGCCCGTGATTCCATGAGTCTCTCAACTTAAATTTGTATTTTGATTACTCTATATTTAATTTTTAAACATATTTGAGAAAGAAATAGTAATGATAATTGTAGATATGATATTATTAACATTAGGAAAGAATAATGCATGCAAACTCGATGGCTGTGAGTTTGAAAggaaacaagaacataaacttgcTTAGAACAACGCAGCTGCTAAGCAGCACAAAGAATTAAAAGAGTCATAAAAACTCAACTTCTCAAATGTTTAGCATCCCATTAGTTTAGAGTACATTAATAGCTTAAAAGCCAAGAACAAATAAAATCAAAAGTTTCAACCTAACAAATTACAGAAGAAAAAGTAGGTACTCAACATCTGTAGATATATTACATAAATTTCGCTGATTTGAGTAATGTAAACTGATTTGAGCCACTGCTTCTTTGATACAGATTCCAACATAACTTATAGCTAAGTTCTTTACCATTACCATATTCAGCAATAATTTCAACATTTGGGGATGCACGTGGGGAGGGTAAGAGAGCATCTAACAATTTCAACGCGTCGTTCTTATTGTAAAAAACCTTTAATTTTAATCTGACCTTTTTCAGTGCGGGTGACTTGGCCAAAATAATTTTAATAAACTCCAAGTCATGCTTGTCACCGCTTATACATTCAAAATCGAACTCGGTCAAATGTTCCAACCAGATATCCGAAAAATCATGCATTTTAACAGAGTATAAGTCATCATCAAAATCACCAACAAAGTCTTGCCAACGCCCTTCTGGATCTTCGtataacctctatacgtatttttTAGTGTCAGTATGTTTGACGTAAGTATAAGAATAAAAGGCAACTTTCATACACCCCTCCATTAAAATTCAACATATCATATTTACAAACTATTCAAATCTGTTAAAACCAACTTTACAGCAATATTAACCATATTACCCATCTTATCTTATATACTAAAGAAAATAAGCATGGTGATCAAAATAATGTAGTCTAAACACAAGGTACATATATATAAGAATGTGAATTTATTTTACTGATTTTTAATAATACGTATAGATAGATAACAACAaacacaataacaacaacaactagttaaagacccgcgaattcgcgggtattaTTAAATGATAATATTTTAAGGAAAATCTTCAACAACcataataacataaataaataatataacatttcaaaatttcaaatatgtaaaaatataaatGAGATATAAGGTGGCAATATGACTAAAGAAACAAACTTTAGGCGATGTTATGTTTGACCAATTTGACATGTTCTCCTTTTTTAGCTATAAGTTTATTTTATGACCCGTTTAAGATCAAACACGGTCCAAATCAACCCATCAACATGTGAATGGGATGAAATTGTCACCTTCTAATATCTATAATGGACAAAACAAATTATAAGGATAATAACCTAATTGTTCAAATGAACTGATTAAGAAGGTTGTATGAACTAAAGAAACAAACTTTAGGCGATATATTGTTTGACCAAATTGACATGTTCTCCATCTTTTAGCTATAAAtttttttaatgacccgtttgagaTCAAACACGACCCAAATCGACCCATTAAaatgtaaatgggtcaaaatttccACCTATAATATATGACAACTACCTGATATAGCAGGAGTAAACACGCCATCACCGATTGTCATGCAAGTACCAAGAACAAAAATCAACAACCCTTTTCTGAATTTGGAGTGTTTTTTCAAAGAAAGATTTCAACCCAAAACTTTGCCGGGTTTCTGTCGTGTTTTCAACACCATACACAGATAGTTTCTCATCGATTTCTTGCTGATTAGGAAGCATTACTTAGTTTTGCATGCCGACAAAGCAAAGAATGCAATGCAAAGGTACCACTAGGGATGGCAACGGCCACCCGATTCGGTGGATATCCACCTGATCCACCCACTTcgtaatggatatggatgaacctaaatggatatgaacatggatgaaaagtttcatccatagatatatccattaccacccgaaatacatatacaaatacataaatatagatatatgcttacatatttactattacaagttcattAACCATTAGATTTACATTTTTCTTTCAACCCTATaataaaataactataatatattacaataaaacatgtatatctaacaaaataaacttacaaatttcatatttaatctttcataatctatgttttatagtaaatttaaacaaattttgttatatcttcgacaaataGTATACATTTTTATAGATAGAATTTAATTATGAAATGCTATAAATATTTTTGATATACTACGCATTTGTTTTAATCGCATATTAgtaaatattataacatttttttaatatccattggatatccattaacccgcttaatccactggatatggatatggacggatgacctgaaactaaatggatatggatatgaatatggatgagcaaaaactaaatggatatggatatggatacagcatcacccgatccatatccgatccattgacaTCCCTAGATATCACCTTTATCACAAAACAAATGTCAACAATTAAACCATTATGCATGTGACTTGTTAAATAACCACAAATTGTcaaataatagttgattacatgatAATCATGACTTCAAACAGCTAAAACACATCCAAAAACAAATTTCTATAGTCTGTTATATTACTACTAATTTATCTGGTTTCAATGTTGCAGAACTCAGAATTACTCGGCGAGTACTCGGCGAGActtagtcaaactcggtcaaacttagtcaacttgGTCAGAATTCAGTCATACTcggccaaaactcgggattactttgAAAACCGGTCAAAAATCAGAAGATCGGCCAAAACTCGGTCAAATACAGTCGAAGTCAAATTTCGTCAACGTACTCCCCAAGTAGCAAGTTTTGAAACCTTGTTTGGTTAGATATCTTAAGGTATAGAGTGATGAAATCTAACCAACTGAGACATTCTTCACACATCAAACTCTCACCATATTAGTTGTAAGCATATCCAAAGATGGAGTTGAAAATGCCTGAAATAAGTTACAAATAAGGTAGAAATATATAAAGAGATAACGAATGTTTAAGGTGACAATTTCAACCCATTGATAGTTTATATCTATATAACAACATCTAGAGCAGGTCAAAGAAAGGTACTAATGAGTTTTATCAATAGACAAAAACCCCAATTAAATCTAGGGTTTGCATACTTGAGCATAATCAAATCGTATATAGTAGTGAATAAGATTTGGTAAAcaatacaataacaacaaaaaTCATACCTGATCGAGATTGATTATGCATCGAGTTCTAAGCGATTTTAAACTCTAATCCGTTACTGTTCCAATCTTTTTCGACATCAAATCATAAGTGTAAACCTTAagtcctaaaatctaaaccctggaatctaaaccccaaaccttaacataaaccctaaatctaaaccaaaaaccctaaaccttaactctaaaccctaaacactaaaccctaacctaaccctaaaccctaaatctaaaccctaaacctaaattctaaaccctacaccctaaatctaaaccccaacCTAAaacctaaaaactctaaaccctaaccctaaaccctaagccctaaaatatacaCCATAAACCTtatacctaaaccctaaacccaaaaccctacaccctagaatctaaacccaaaaccctaaacctaaaatctaaaccctaacctaaaccctaaacctaaactctaaaccctacaccctaaatctaaaccccgaACCATAaactaaaccctaaaaactctaaaccctaacactataaactctaaaccataaatcaaaaccctacaccctagaatctaaaccctaaaccctaacctaaaccctaaaccctaaatctaaacctaaaaccctaaagctaaactctaaaccctaaatctaaacc
This window of the Rutidosis leptorrhynchoides isolate AG116_Rl617_1_P2 chromosome 7, CSIRO_AGI_Rlap_v1, whole genome shotgun sequence genome carries:
- the LOC139857161 gene encoding uncharacterized protein — its product is MLSSSSIRNLFTTITGYSFRFEGLWPFYVCELPFSWFAFYCGYTTHCRLYEDPEGRWQDFVGDFDDDLYSVKMHDFSDIWLEHLTEFDFECISGDKHDLEFIKIILAKSPALKKVRLKLKVFYNKNDALKLLDALLPSPRASPNVEIIAEYGNGKELSYKLCWNLYQRSSGSNQFTLLKSAKFM